A window of the Lactuca sativa cultivar Salinas chromosome 5, Lsat_Salinas_v11, whole genome shotgun sequence genome harbors these coding sequences:
- the LOC111897896 gene encoding glucan endo-1,3-beta-glucosidase 8, which translates to MIRIPLNPCQSIITIMLCISTAFMAIVTGSDPNSNIGVGINWGTMTSHQLPADKVVEMMRENGFKKVKLFEPEKRIMEALIGSEIEVMVAIPNFMLLDMSQDPSYADYWVDANITTYAYPGGVDIKYVAVGNEPFLKAYNATYLQITLPALKNVQNALTRAGFGNQIKATVPLNADIYESPASNPVPSAGDFRLEIKDKTIEIIQFLYSNDAPFTVNIYPFLSLYGNAYFPMDFAFFDGSNKPLKDGNYLYTNVFDANYDTLVASLTKAGYPEMKIIVGEIGWPTDGDINANAKNAKRFNQGVIRHVLSSKGTPVRKGPLEIYLFSLLDENKKSIAPGSFETHWGIFEYDGKPKYELDLTGSKKNKGLAPVVGVQYMSRRWCVLNPRVKELDGLAKEIDYACSLSDCTSLGYGSSCNRLNLAGNASYAFNMYYQLQGQNDWDCDFSGLSIVTGEDPSVGECRFPVMIAFGSSVVVHRKIFKVLLGVLEACIVFLLLVS; encoded by the exons ATGATCAGAATTCCGTTAAATCCATGCCAATCGATCATCACAATCATGCTCTGTATCTCGACAGCATTCATGGCGATTGTCACTGGTTCTGATCCCAATTCGAATATCGGCGTGGGAATCAACTGGGGTACCATGACCAGCCACCAGTTGCCGGCGGATAAGGTGGTGGAAATGATGAGAGAGAATGGGTTCAAGAAGGTGAAGCTCTTTGAACCAGAAAAAAGGATCATGGAAGCCCTAATTGGATCAGAGATTGAGGTGATGGTAGCGATCCCTAATTTCATGCTGTTGGATATGAGTCAAGATCCAAGCTACGCTGATTATTGGGTTGATGCTAATATTACTACTTATGCTTATCCTGGTGGTGTCGATATCAA GTATGTTGCAGTTGGAAACGAGCCATTTCTCAAAGCATACAATGCTACATATCTCCAAATCACATTACCGGCGTTAAAAAATGTCCAAAATGCCCTTACCCGGGCCGGTTTCGGTAACCAAATCAAAGCCACCGTCCCATTGAACGCCGACATCTACGAGTCGCCGGCATCAAACCCAGTCCCGTCGGCCGGCGACTTCCGTTTAGAAATCAAAGACAAAACCATTGAAATCATCCAATTTCTTTATTCCAACGACGCCCCTTTCACAGTCAATATTTACCCCTTCCTTAGTCTCTATGGCAACGCTTATTTCCCCATGGATTTTGCGTTCTTCGATGGCTCAAATAAGCCCCTGAAAGACGGAAATTATCTCTACACCAATGTCTTCGATGCAAACTACGACACATTAGTCGCTTCCTTAACAAAAGCCGGATACCCGGAGATGAAAATCATCGTCGGAGAAATCGGGTGGCCCACCGACGGCGACATCAACGCAAACGCAAAAAACGCAAAAAGATTCAACCAAGGTGTGATTAGACATGTGTTAAGCTCAAAAGGTACACCAGTCCGAAAAGGACCACTCGAAATTTATCTCTTCAGTTTGCTAGATGAGAACAAGAAAAGCATAGCTCCAGGATCATTCGAAACACATTGGGGGATTTTCGAATACGATGGAAAACCCAAATACGAACTGGATTTAACGGGATCGAAGAAGAACAAAGGGTTAGCTCCGGTTGTCGGAGTTCAATACATGAGCCGGAGGTGGTGCGTGTTGAATCCACGTGTGAAGGAACTGGATGGATTGGCTAAAGAGATTGATTACGCTTGTAGCTTATCGGATTGTACGTCTTTAGGTTATGGATCTTCGTGTAATCGGTTGAATTTAGCGGGAAATGCTTCTTATGCTTTTAATATGTACTATCAACTTCAAGGTCAGAATGATTGGGATTGTGACTTTTCTGGGTTGTCGATTGTTACCGGGGAGGATCCATCGGTGGGGGAGTGTCGGTTTCCGGTGATGATTGCTTTTGGGTCTTCGGTGGTGGTTCACCGGAAAATTTTCAAGGTTTTGTTGGGTGTTCTTGAAGCTTGCATTGTGTTCTTGCTTCTTGTTTCTTAG